Part of the Urocitellus parryii isolate mUroPar1 chromosome 2, mUroPar1.hap1, whole genome shotgun sequence genome, AAAAGTACCTCTGGAGGATGCATGAGACCTTGCACCTCCAAAGAACCCACAGGCAAAAGTACTTCCAGGGTCAGACCACCTAGCCAATGGTTGCTGGGCTCCAGCCACCCAGGCCCTAATAAGGAGTCACAAACTTATTCCCTAGAAGCAGAGCTAAGAGGCATTCTCCACAGGTGTAAAGAGAAAAGGTGGCTTTATGTCTGACAAGTTTTGTGCTCCCTAACGCAAGAGGTTAAGACCAGGCCTAGCCCAGCTGTATGACTTTGTGAATCCAGTCCACAAACACAGAGACACGCGTGAAGATGGCTGGCCAGCCGGGCCGAGCACACACTCGGTTGGGGATTATAATTCCCTCCAGGACCCAGCAGTCATGGGTAAAGCAGGCAAGTGGGCCACCGTAGTCACCCTGGCAGGTGGAGGGAACTGTTGAGAGCCTTGGACCATGGCATTGATTATCCTCTTGGGGTTGAAATCATACATCTCCAACCCCTCACACCCTCCCTGGGCTGGCCCAGGAGCCTAGCCACTGACCTCACAGGCCCCCATAGGGACCAATAATCCCTCAGTGCACATCTCGTGCTCTCGGACACGTCCTCGATGCTTGACATTACACTTCTGGTTGGAGATGACTTTCAGCAAGGCCACATTTAGGACCACATCATCACTTGTACCTACAGTGAGGAGAATGGGGAGAAGGAGAGGCCCTTGGGCAGGACCCAGAGCTGGACCTTCTGGCCTGGAGCAGTCCATGATTATGCACTGTGTTCTTACCTTTGGTCTCGCCCCAGCCTGCAATCTCACACTTGGTCCCTGGAGGCACCACATATCGCTCAGGGGGTAGGCAGATCAGGGCCACACGCTGGTTCAGGATCACCGATCTTTAGCAGAAAAAAGGGCAGTCAGCACCTGAGGCCCCAAGGCCCAACCCTTACACCTTACACCCTCTGAACTTGTCCACATACCTCTTCAGCTTGAGCAGGACAAGCTGGGAGCCTGAGGGCCCACACACCATCTTGGCCACTGGGATCTGCTGTAAGCCTGGCTCCCCTGGCTGTGGGTTCTGAAACAGGGTGCCCAACCACACTTCATATCCCGTGAGAGGTTCATGGCTAGAAGAAAAGCTCTGTtagatcatttttaattatttatttatttatttaggtgacAGGGATTGAACTAGGAGGCaattcaccactgagccacatcccgggccctatattgtgtgtgtggggttttttttgtgttttttgtttttttttttgtggtctcactgagttgcttagccccttgcttttgccgaggctggctttgaactccatccttcttgcctcagcctcccccactgctgggattacgggcttgcaccaccacatctggctaatTTATTACATgcatgcctcatgcatgccagcagccacaactctagccctagaTCACTCTTGATTGCCAGTGTGCTGCCTCCTGGCTCACTTGTTAGGCTTGTCTGGGGAAGGTGGCTAGAGGGAAGACAAGAGTGGGATTGAGTTCCCCAAACCCAAGAGAGGCTCACCAGGATGAGAAGCATTGCCGGGCAGACAGTACCCACTGTTCCTTTACTAGGGACCCTCCACAGAAATGTTGTCCCTGCCTGTAAGAGTTGGGGTTAGGAGAAGAAACAGTGAGTTCTGGGACACATACTGGACCTGCCATTTTCTGGGTAGGATTTGAGACCAGCAGCAGGTTCCCATCCCCCACTAGCATAAAAAACAGGACACAACCTCAGCTCCTCTCCTGGGGGGACAGACACTTTTGCCTCACCGATTACGCAAACTGACTGTCCAGGGTGAGTTCCCAGGATGGCCCCCCACCACACGGAGCCTGGAGCGCCGCTGATCCAGCCTGTCCACCCTCTTGCCGCATTTCTCAAACTGTACCTGGTCTGGGGATGGGGGTGTCTGATGAAACCCCCTTGGATAGAGGTGGAGGGACAAAGGGGCTCTACCCACTACTTGCCCAAGTCCTCACCTGGGGGATCTAGGATGGACAGTGGCTGGTCATCATCTGAAAGACCGAGTATATCCATGTTATGGGAGAACCAGTCTGAGGTTGATGGCTGAGGCAGTATATGGGGAAGAGTTATCAACACTCACTGCAGCGTCGAAGGGCACAATAGTCAAACGGAGTCCCTGGGTCAATGGTGTAGCACCATGGCCCGTGACTATCCCCATCTGGATTCCGGCAGAAGTTTTCCTTCAGTTGAGCTTGAGGAACTGAGGAGGGCGTGTATCTAGGTGGAAGCCGGAACAAAATCATGGCAGGGTGGTCTCAAACTTTCTCCAGACTCTGGTCCAAGAAGCCAAAGCGTATTGCCCAAGGCTTAAAGCGCACTTACTGAGGCTTGTGCGGTGTCTCAGCAGACCAGCGCTGGCACTGGACACCCTTGCGGGTCTTGCTTACTGAGCCGCGGTACTGCTCACCTGAGCCGTGGTAACAATCTGCCATGGGCGGGCAAGAGCAGCGGTCAGCTCCAGTCCTCGCCCTGACCCTCAGGCTTGGCGCCTCTATTCCTTCTGCTCGGGCCTTACCCTCCGGCCGCACGTCGTCAGTACAGCGCTGGATCTGGTAGCAAAAAGCCACGCGCATACCAGGCCGTGAGGTGAAGCACCAGGGCGCCTCGGAGCCGTCTGGGTTTCGGCAGAAGTTCTCCCGAAGGTCCCTGGGCAGACAGCCGCCTCCGCTGTAGGGCAGGGCctccagcccccccaccccccaccccaactcaTTCAAGTCCCGCCCCCTCCCGCCCAAATACTCCCCCCAGCGCCCTAGGATCACTCACTTGCAAGCGTATTTTTCTGGCGCAAACCGGTGCTGATGCGGGCTCTGAGCGTCCCAACGCTGGCAAGGCACGCCTGTAGTGGTAGTATTGGCTGTGCCCCGATAGCCCTCACCCTTCCCGCGGAAGCAGCTGAATGTTGTGGCCTCGCGGCTTGGTTGTGCCTCGGATCCTTGGATGAGCCAGGGAAGATCGGACCCTGACCGGAGGCTGAGCTTGGGCTGGGCTTTTCCTCTTATAGGTCTTTAGTACTCAGCAGGATTTGCTCTTAACTTCCCGTTGGGTTGTCCCACCCCAGCCAAGTCACGCTCTTCCCCCAACTTTTCCCAGATGC contains:
- the Mst1 gene encoding hepatocyte growth factor-like protein isoform X1, with the protein product MDNGVGYRGTVATTAGGLPCQAWRHRFPNDHKYTPTLRNGLEENFCRNPDGDPGGPWCYTTNPEVRFQSCGIKSCQEAACIWCNGEDYRGAVDRTESGRECQRWDLQHPHSHPFEPGKFPDQGLDDNYCRNPDGSERPWCYTTDPQLEREFCDLPRCGSEAQPSREATTFSCFRGKGEGYRGTANTTTTGVPCQRWDAQSPHQHRFAPEKYACKDLRENFCRNPDGSEAPWCFTSRPGMRVAFCYQIQRCTDDVRPEGKARAEGIEAPSLRVRARTGADRCSCPPMADCYHGSGEQYRGSVSKTRKGVQCQRWSAETPHKPQYTPSSVPQAQLKENFCRNPDGDSHGPWCYTIDPGTPFDYCALRRCNDDQPLSILDPPDQVQFEKCGKRVDRLDQRRSRLRVVGGHPGNSPWTVSLRNRQGQHFCGGSLVKEQWVLSARQCFSSCHEPLTGYEVWLGTLFQNPQPGEPGLQQIPVAKMVCGPSGSQLVLLKLKRSVILNQRVALICLPPERYVVPPGTKCEIAGWGETKGTSDDVVLNVALLKVISNQKCNVKHRGRVREHEMCTEGLLVPMGACEGDYGGPLACFTHDCWVLEGIIIPNRVCARPGWPAIFTRVSVFVDWIHKVIQLG
- the Mst1 gene encoding hepatocyte growth factor-like protein isoform X2, with the protein product MDNGVGYRGTVATTAGGLPCQAWRHRFPNDHKYTPTLRNGLEENFCRNPDGDPGGPWCYTTNPEVRFQSCGIKSCQEAACIWCNGEDYRGAVDRTESGRECQRWDLQHPHSHPFEPGKFPDQGLDDNYCRNPDGSERPWCYTTDPQLEREFCDLPRCGSEAQPSREATTFSCFRGKGEGYRGTANTTTTGVPCQRWDAQSPHQHRFAPEKYACKDLRENFCRNPDGSEAPWCFTSRPGMRVAFCYQIQRCTDDVRPEDCYHGSGEQYRGSVSKTRKGVQCQRWSAETPHKPQYTPSSVPQAQLKENFCRNPDGDSHGPWCYTIDPGTPFDYCALRRCNDDQPLSILDPPDQVQFEKCGKRVDRLDQRRSRLRVVGGHPGNSPWTVSLRNRQGQHFCGGSLVKEQWVLSARQCFSSCHEPLTGYEVWLGTLFQNPQPGEPGLQQIPVAKMVCGPSGSQLVLLKLKRSVILNQRVALICLPPERYVVPPGTKCEIAGWGETKGTSDDVVLNVALLKVISNQKCNVKHRGRVREHEMCTEGLLVPMGACEGDYGGPLACFTHDCWVLEGIIIPNRVCARPGWPAIFTRVSVFVDWIHKVIQLG
- the Mst1 gene encoding hepatocyte growth factor-like protein isoform X3 → MDNGVGYRGTVATTAGGLPCQAWRHRFPNDHKYTPTLRNGLEENFCRNPDGDPGGPWCYTTNPEVRFQSCGIKSCQEAACIWCNGEDYRGAVDRTESGRECQRWDLQHPHSHPFEPGKFPDQGLDDNYCRNPDGSERPWCYTTDPQLEREFCDLPRCGVPCQRWDAQSPHQHRFAPEKYACKDLRENFCRNPDGSEAPWCFTSRPGMRVAFCYQIQRCTDDVRPEGKARAEGIEAPSLRVRARTGADRCSCPPMADCYHGSGEQYRGSVSKTRKGVQCQRWSAETPHKPQYTPSSVPQAQLKENFCRNPDGDSHGPWCYTIDPGTPFDYCALRRCNDDQPLSILDPPDQVQFEKCGKRVDRLDQRRSRLRVVGGHPGNSPWTVSLRNRQGQHFCGGSLVKEQWVLSARQCFSSCHEPLTGYEVWLGTLFQNPQPGEPGLQQIPVAKMVCGPSGSQLVLLKLKRSVILNQRVALICLPPERYVVPPGTKCEIAGWGETKGTSDDVVLNVALLKVISNQKCNVKHRGRVREHEMCTEGLLVPMGACEGDYGGPLACFTHDCWVLEGIIIPNRVCARPGWPAIFTRVSVFVDWIHKVIQLG